The following proteins are co-located in the Streptomyces sp. NBC_00435 genome:
- a CDS encoding alpha/beta fold hydrolase: MDIDRRNNVTVTGNPQGPTVVLAHGFGCDQNMWRLTVPALIDDYRVVLFDYVGAGRSDLSAFSEDRYSSLAGYARDVVEVCEALDLRDAAFVGHSVSAMIGVLATGLAPERIGALVMVAPSPRYIDDGNYRGGFSAGDIDELLDSLESNYLGWSAAMAPVIMGNGDRPELGEELTNSFCATDPDMARVFARATFLSDSRDDLKSVSVPTLVLECVQDVIAPREVGDFVHRAIPGSELITLDATGHCPHLSAPEVTNEAITRFLAGLR; encoded by the coding sequence ATGGATATCGATCGCAGGAACAATGTCACCGTCACCGGTAACCCCCAGGGTCCGACGGTGGTCCTGGCGCACGGGTTCGGCTGTGATCAGAACATGTGGCGGCTGACCGTGCCCGCCCTGATCGACGACTACCGCGTGGTGCTGTTCGACTACGTGGGTGCGGGCCGCTCCGACCTGTCCGCTTTCTCGGAGGACCGGTACAGCTCCTTGGCGGGCTACGCCAGGGACGTGGTGGAGGTGTGCGAAGCACTCGACCTGCGCGATGCGGCGTTCGTCGGGCATTCGGTCAGTGCGATGATCGGGGTACTGGCCACCGGCCTGGCCCCGGAGCGGATCGGGGCCCTCGTCATGGTCGCGCCCTCTCCGCGGTACATCGACGACGGGAACTACCGGGGCGGGTTCAGCGCGGGGGACATCGACGAGCTGCTGGACTCCCTGGAATCGAACTACCTGGGCTGGTCGGCGGCGATGGCGCCGGTGATCATGGGGAACGGGGACCGGCCCGAACTGGGGGAGGAGCTGACGAACAGCTTCTGTGCCACCGACCCGGACATGGCGCGCGTCTTCGCCCGGGCGACCTTCCTGTCGGATTCGAGGGACGACCTGAAGAGCGTGAGCGTGCCGACGCTGGTGCTGGAGTGCGTCCAGGACGTCATCGCGCCCCGCGAGGTCGGTGACTTCGTCCACCGGGCGATCCCGGGCTCCGAGCTGATCACGCTCGACGCGACGGGGCACTGCCCGCACCTGTCCGCGCCCGAGGTCACCAACGAAGCGATCACCCGTTTCCTGGCCGGCCTGCGGTGA
- a CDS encoding glutamate--cysteine ligase 2 codes for MRSVGVEEELLLVDARSGEPLALSGAVLAAADRSAGQRPGGGEPQGHTFEKELQKEQLEFATRPVTEMGQLLEEIIRQRAEAARHAESAGALVAALGTSPLPVRPSLNTGKRYEWVGEQFGLTAQEQLTCGCHVHVSVESDEEGVAVLDRIRPWLPVLTAMSANSPFWQGEDSGYGSYRSRVWNRLPSAGPTDLFGSADRYHEQVRAMLETGVLRDKGMVYFDARLSATYPTVEVRVADVCLEVSTPVLLAALVRGLVETAARAWRDGQPPARIGTGLLRLAAWRAGRSGLDGPLVNPVTMRETSPARAVEALHAHVREALADQGDDELVREGIARLLEHGNGARVQRGLLRTQGTLGAVATRCAEITAAARAAD; via the coding sequence ATGCGAAGCGTAGGAGTGGAAGAAGAGCTGTTGCTGGTGGACGCCCGCAGCGGTGAGCCGCTGGCCCTGTCGGGGGCCGTGCTGGCGGCCGCGGACCGGTCCGCCGGACAGCGGCCGGGGGGCGGCGAGCCGCAGGGGCACACCTTCGAGAAGGAACTGCAGAAGGAGCAGCTGGAGTTCGCCACGAGACCGGTCACGGAGATGGGCCAGCTGCTCGAGGAGATCATCCGCCAGCGGGCGGAGGCCGCCCGGCACGCCGAGTCGGCGGGGGCGCTGGTCGCGGCCCTCGGCACCTCCCCGCTGCCGGTCCGGCCCTCCTTGAACACGGGCAAGCGGTACGAGTGGGTCGGCGAACAGTTCGGCCTGACCGCGCAGGAACAGCTGACCTGCGGCTGCCACGTCCACGTGTCCGTGGAGTCGGACGAGGAGGGCGTCGCCGTCCTGGACCGGATCCGTCCGTGGCTGCCCGTACTGACCGCGATGAGCGCGAACTCGCCGTTCTGGCAGGGCGAGGACAGCGGGTACGGCAGCTACCGCAGTCGGGTGTGGAACCGGCTGCCGTCGGCCGGGCCCACGGACCTCTTCGGGTCCGCCGACCGGTACCACGAGCAGGTGCGGGCCATGCTCGAGACCGGCGTGCTGCGCGACAAGGGGATGGTGTACTTCGACGCCCGGCTGTCCGCCACCTATCCGACGGTGGAGGTCAGGGTCGCGGACGTCTGCCTCGAGGTGTCGACCCCGGTCCTCCTGGCGGCCCTGGTGCGCGGCCTGGTCGAGACAGCCGCCCGTGCGTGGCGGGACGGGCAGCCGCCGGCCAGGATCGGTACGGGCCTGTTGCGGCTGGCGGCCTGGCGCGCCGGCCGCTCGGGGCTGGACGGCCCGCTCGTCAATCCCGTGACGATGCGCGAGACGTCGCCGGCGAGGGCCGTCGAGGCGCTCCACGCCCACGTCCGCGAAGCCCTGGCCGACCAGGGCGACGACGAACTCGTGCGTGAGGGCATCGCCCGTCTGCTGGAGCACGGCAACGGTGCGCGCGTCCAGCGCGGACTGCTGCGTACGCAAGGCACGCTCGGCGCCGTGGCCACCCGCTGCGCGGAGATCACCGCCGCCGCACGGGCCGCGGACTGA